The DNA window CGAGATGGCCAAGCCCGGCGACTTCGTCGTCTGCCTGGGCGCCGGCAACATCACCCAGTGGGCGAATGCCCTGCCGGGCGAGTTGACCGCCCTCTACGGCGCCCGTCGATGACGGCGGCGCCCCGCATGAGCCCGGCGGACGGCCACCTGATCGGACGCATGCCGACCGTGCGCGGCCGGCTGACCGCCGACGCCCCGCTGGCGCCGGTGACGTGGTTCCGCGTCGGCGGCCCGGCCGAGGTGATGTTCCGCCCCGCCGATGCCGACGACCTCGCCGGCTTCCTGGCGGCCCTGCCGGCCGAGGTGCCGGTGACGGTGATCGGCGTCGCCTCCAACCTGCTGGTGCGGGACGGCGGCGTGCCGGGCGTCACCATCCGGCTCGGCCGCGGCTTCACCGACATCCTGGCGGATGGGATGACGCTGACCGCCGGTGCGGCGGCGCTCGACCTCAACGTCGCCATGGTCGCCCGCGATGCCGGGATCGAGGGGCTGGAGTTCCTCTCCGGCATCCCCGGCACCATCGGCGGCGCGCTGCGCATGAACGGCGGCGCCTATGGCCGCGAGCTGGCCGACGTGCTGGTCTCCGCCACCGCGGTCGCGCGGGACGGCCGGCGGCTGGAATTCAGCCATGCCGGCATGGGCTTCACCTATCGCCACAGCGCGGCGCCGGAGGATTGCATCTTCACCGGCGCCGTCCTGCGCGGCGAGCCCGGCAACCCGCTGGAGATCGCGCGGCGCATGGCCGAGATCTCCGACAAGCGGGCCGACAGCCAGCCCGTCCGCTCGCGCACCGGCGGTTCGACCTTCAAGAACCCGGAAGGCTACAAGGCCTGGGAGCTCATCGACAAGGCCGGCTGCCGCGGCCTGTCCATCGGCGACGCCCAGGTGTCGGAAAAGCACTGCAACTTCCTGATCAACAACGGCACGGCCACCGCCGCCCAGCTGGAAGCGCTGGGCGACGAGGTCCGCCGCCGCGTGTTCGAGACCAGCGGCGTGACGCTGGAGTGGGAAATCAAGCGCATCGGCATTCCCGCCGACGGAGGCCACGCATGACCGAAGTCCTGCTCCACGCCCACAAGAAGCATGTCGCCGTCCTGATGGGCGGCTGGTCGGCCGAGCGCGAGGTGTCGCTGGT is part of the Azospirillum lipoferum 4B genome and encodes:
- the murB gene encoding UDP-N-acetylmuramate dehydrogenase — its product is MTAAPRMSPADGHLIGRMPTVRGRLTADAPLAPVTWFRVGGPAEVMFRPADADDLAGFLAALPAEVPVTVIGVASNLLVRDGGVPGVTIRLGRGFTDILADGMTLTAGAAALDLNVAMVARDAGIEGLEFLSGIPGTIGGALRMNGGAYGRELADVLVSATAVARDGRRLEFSHAGMGFTYRHSAAPEDCIFTGAVLRGEPGNPLEIARRMAEISDKRADSQPVRSRTGGSTFKNPEGYKAWELIDKAGCRGLSIGDAQVSEKHCNFLINNGTATAAQLEALGDEVRRRVFETSGVTLEWEIKRIGIPADGGHA